AGACGGCCGGGCGGTGGCGCCGGATGTCGGCGGCTGCGACCGTTTCGCGGTCAAGGTCGAAGCCGGCCAGGTGTTTCTCGCGTTGTAATCCTCTACCGAATCAATCTCTCCTTAGCGGGGCGGCCGTCAGGGCGGTCGTCCCGCATTTTTTTGGAGGTCTGCAATGACCCAGCCCTTACCTAGCTCCCGCCGCCTGCACCCGTTCGCCGGCCAACGCCTGAGCGCTGCCGAATACGTCGACATGCTGCTGCCGCCGCGCATCCATCTCGAACTGCTGCTGACCGGCGAAACGATCAATCCGTGGCACCTGACCTCGGTGGTCGGCGTCTTCAACGTCGCGACGGCGCTGGCCTACATGCACCACGACCGGCGCGCGATCCGCCTGTACGAAGCGATCTCGCAACTGGTGCTCGGCATTTCGCGGGCAGGTTTTGACCAACCGGGGATGCGTGAGCGTTTGCGCAAGACCTTCAACATCGCCGACGATTATCTGCAGCAGCAAACCCGGCCCGATCTGCTGCGTGCGGTGCGTCTGGTCGAATACCAGATCCGCCACGGCCAGGCGACGCCGCTGGTGCTCGAACCGGTTGCGGCCGATGCACTGTGCTGAAGCAGGGTGGCACTGTCCTGGTGCCGGGGGCGGGCAAACCCTGCGGGAATGGCCGTGAAAACGCCATGAAACGGCGATTTCATGCTTGGCATGGGCTTTGCTGATAAGCCTGCAAACAAGCGAATCACCTGCCAACGCCGGCGGGCCGATGACAACGACGTCATGCGCTGAAACCGATTTTGCCCATCCGGGCGCGCAACGTTGGAGTCGATCATGAACAAGAAATCCTTTCTGCAAGCCGGCCACACGCCCACGCTCCTGGCGGCTTTCCTCTACTTCGACCTGGCCTTCATGGTCTGGGTCCTGCTCGGGCCGCTGGCGATCGGGATCGCCAAGGATCTTGGCCTGTCGCATGCCGAAAAGGGCTTGATGGTGGCGACGCCGGTCCTCGCCGGGGCGCTGCTGCGGATGGTGATGGGCGTGCTGGTCGATCGCCTGTCGCCGAAGAAGGCGGCGATCATCGGCCAGGTGGTGGTGATTGCCGCCCTGGCCTACGCCTGGCTGGTCGGGGTGCATTCGTTCAAGGAAGTGCTGGTGCTCGGGATCTTCCTCGGCGTCGCCGGCTCGTCGTTCGCCGCCGCCTTGCCGCTGGCCTCGCGCTGGTATCCGGCGGAACACCAGGGGACGGCGATGGGGATTGCCGGTGCCGGCAACTCCGGTACCGCTTTCGCCGCGCTGTTCGCACCGGGCCTGGCCATGGCCTACGGCTGGAACAGTGTTTTTGGCCTGGCACTGATTCCGCTGGTGCTGGTCTTCGTCGCCTTCCTGTTCATGGCCAAGGATGCGCCGGATGCGCCGCCGCCCAAGACCTTGGCCGAGTACCTCAAGGTCCTCAAGGACAAGGATGCCTGGTGGTTCATGTTCTTCTACTCGGTGACTTTTGGCGGCTTCGTCGGCCTGGCCTCGTCGCTGGTGATCTACTTCAACACCCAGTACGGGCTCGATCCCAAGATGGCTGGCTTCTTCACCGCCGGCTGCGTCTTCGCCGGTTCGCTGGTGCGCCCGATCGGCGGCAACGTCGCCGACCGTATCGGCGGCGTCAAGTCGCTGACCGTGATGTACATCTTCGCCGCAGTTTTCCTCGCTATCGTTTCCTTCGGCCTGCCGGAAGCCTGGATGGCGCTGGTCGTCTTCGTCGGCGCGATGCTGGCGCTGGGCATGGGTAACGGCGCGGTCTTCCAGCTGGTGCCGCAGCGCTTCAAGAAGGAAATCGGCGTGATGACTGGCCTGGTGGGCATGGCCGGCGGCGTCGGCGGCTTCTACCTCGCCTCTAGCCTCGGCTACGCCAAGCAGATGACCGGTAGCTATCAGTCCGGATTCCTGATTTTCGCCGGGTTGGCGGTCCTCGCCCTGGTCGGCCTGACCGGGGTCAAAACCCGCTGGCGCACTACCTGGGGCGCCAGCCACCTGACGACTGCAAAAATCTGACGAGCTGCAGCGTTCTGGCAACGAACCGGCAGCATTGCCGGTTCCCGACTGTTTGCATTAAGACGAGGAGGTTGGGGCGATGAACAAATTGGGGCTTAAAGGATTGTTCGCTGTGTTGCTGCTGGTGCTGGGGGGGGGGTTCGTCCTTAGTGCCGGTTTTGTGATGCGAACCTTGCAGGAGGTACGAATCGGTAGCGAGGCGTATCAGGAGGTGATTCACTCCAAAGATGTGATTGCTGATGTGTTGCCGCCGCCCTTGTATTTGATCGAGTCGTATTTGCTGGTTTTGGAGGCGGCAAATCTTCAAGATGGGCCGCAACTGGAGGCATTGCATCAGCGTTTCTCCGAGCTGGAAAAAGAGTATCTGGAACGGCATCGCTACTGGCAGTCGATTCCTCTGCAACTTTCTCTTAAGCAAGCGTTGCTGGAAGCCTCATGGCAACCTGCACAGGCGTTCTATCAGGAGGCGGGGCGGGTCTTCTTCCCGGCGCTCAGGAGTGGCGATCTTTCGAATCAGAAACTTAGTCTGGATAAGCTGCGTACTTTTTATCGGCTGCATCGGACCGAGGTCGACCGAGTGGTTGTCTTGGCAACAGCGTTTAATCAGGATGCCGAAGAGACAGCGAATACTTTGGTGTCGTCCCGGCAGTGGATGTTGTCCGGAGTCGGTTTGCTGATTGTCCTGCTCTCGCTGGGGGTGGCTGCCTTGATTAGCCGGAGAATCCTGAATTTACTGGGGGGCGAGCCACTGTTGGCGTTGCAGTTGGTTCAGCGAATTGCCGCAGGCAATTTGGCGCGGCTCCCAACCGTGGCGGCAGATCGTGGGCTACTGCTCGAAATCGAGCGGATGCGTGTTGGTTTGGTGGCCTTGGTCCGCATTATCCGGGCGGCAGTGGTCCGCCTCGAAACGACGGTGCCCGAACTGATCCATGTTGCCGAAACCGTCAGCCAGGTTGCGCATGGTCAGTCGGATGCGGCACAACGAATGGCCGCTGCGACCGAGGAGTTGAATGTCAGTATTGCCGAGTCGTCATCGGTTGCCGTCGATTCAAAGCGTCAGATTGACCACGGGCAGGTGCTGACCGACTCCGGTGGCGAGCATATTGACCGGAGTGTGCAGGAAATGGGCAGGATCACTGAGTTGGTGAGGGCTACGTCCGCCGAGGTTGCGTCATTAGGGCGCCGGTCCGGTGAGATTTCTGCCGTAACGCAGGTGATCCAGGAAATTGCCGATCAGACCAATTTGCTGGCCTTGAACGCGGCAATCGAGGCCGCCCGGGCTGGCGAGAGTGGCCGGGGATTCGCTGTTGTCGCCGATGAGGTGCGCAAACTGGCCGAAAGAACCACTTCCTCGACGCGTGAAATCGCGGTCACGGTAGCGGCGATCCAGAAAGACACCGATGATGTTGCGCGTTGTATTCATGGTGCGGTGGTGCAGGCTGATGCGGTAGCCGGCTTGGGGGCCCAGGCAGGAGAGTCGATTACCGCGATTCGGCAGATGACTTCGGCACTGGTTGAGGCGATGGCTGAAATGAGTATTGCCTTGCAGGAGCAGGGGGGGGCAAGTCGGGACATCGCTGTCCAGGTTGAGCAGTTGTCGCAGCAAGCCGAGCACTTGGCAGCAAATGCCGGGACCAACAGCGAACAGGCGCAATTGATCAAAACGTTGGCGCAGGATCTGGCCGTCACCGTCGGACGCTTTTCCCTCGGCGATGACTGAAAATAGAGGGGTGTGATGCAGCGAACAGGGAATGGGGAGTTGGTGCTGGCGACCGGGCAGTCGTCATTGACCGGACCGCGCGAACGCAACGAAGATTTTGCCGGCGTGGCCACCCCCGAAGGCGCAGTTCTCGCTGATAAAGGGGCGGTGGCGGCTGTGGCCGACGGAATCGGCGGGCATCGCGGCGGACGTGAGGCGGCTGAATACTCGGTGCGCGGTTTGCTGGCCGACTATTACGCGACACCGGATACCTGGAGCGTACAGCGCAGCATTGAAACCGTGACCACGGCACTGAACCGCTGGGTGCTGGCCGAGAGTGGACGCAATCCCGAGTTGACCGGAATGGCGACCACCTTGTCGGCGCTGGTGTTGCGCGGTTGCCGCTACTATCTCGCGCATGTCGGTGACAGCCGGATATACCGCTGGCGCGACGGCCGCCTGGACTTGCTGACTGTCGATCACCTGTGGGAACACCCGGAACTGAACAACGTCCTGGCCCGTGCGATCGGGCTCGATGCCCGGGTCTTGCCCGATTTTTCCGATGGCCAACTGGCGGCCGGCGATCGCTTCCTGTTGGTCTCTGACGGAGTCTGGAGCGTGTTGCCCGATCCGCTGCTCGCGGAGGTCCTGCTCGATCACCCGGAACCGCAGGCGGCAGCAGCAGCGCTGACCAGCCTGGCGCTGGCTCAGGGGGGGGCGGACAATGCCACTGCCGTGGTCGTCGATGTGCTCCGGCTGCCGCCGGCCGGATTGCTTGACCGGCTTGAAGCGGGGGCAGGTCTGCCTGTGCCGCCCCGCCTGAAACCGGGGCAGCAGTTGGATGGCATGGAGGTCGATGAAATCCTGCACGATGCCCGGGAAACCGTGCTCTACCGTGTCCGCCAGCTGCGCAGCGGCCAGATCCTGGTGCTCAAGACCCTGCAGCCGGCGATGGCCGACGACACGGTGGCATTGAATGCTCTGCTGCTTGAGGAGTGGCGGGCCCGGCGTGTGGTTTCGGCGCATTTTCCCCAGGTCCTGCCGGCCGCCGAGCGTTCCTGTCTTTACTACCTGATGACCTGGCATGCCGGCGCCAGCCTGCAGGCGCGGCTCGAAGCCGGGCAGCATTTTCCAGTCGCCGAGGCTGTCCGCCTGGCCTTGGCGTTGCTTAAGGCGCTGGCCTTGCTGCACCGGCTCGATATCGTGCACCGTGACGTCAAGCCCGAC
This genomic window from Dechloromonas sp. ZY10 contains:
- a CDS encoding nitrate/nitrite transporter gives rise to the protein MNKKSFLQAGHTPTLLAAFLYFDLAFMVWVLLGPLAIGIAKDLGLSHAEKGLMVATPVLAGALLRMVMGVLVDRLSPKKAAIIGQVVVIAALAYAWLVGVHSFKEVLVLGIFLGVAGSSFAAALPLASRWYPAEHQGTAMGIAGAGNSGTAFAALFAPGLAMAYGWNSVFGLALIPLVLVFVAFLFMAKDAPDAPPPKTLAEYLKVLKDKDAWWFMFFYSVTFGGFVGLASSLVIYFNTQYGLDPKMAGFFTAGCVFAGSLVRPIGGNVADRIGGVKSLTVMYIFAAVFLAIVSFGLPEAWMALVVFVGAMLALGMGNGAVFQLVPQRFKKEIGVMTGLVGMAGGVGGFYLASSLGYAKQMTGSYQSGFLIFAGLAVLALVGLTGVKTRWRTTWGASHLTTAKI
- a CDS encoding methyl-accepting chemotaxis protein, whose translation is MNKLGLKGLFAVLLLVLGGGFVLSAGFVMRTLQEVRIGSEAYQEVIHSKDVIADVLPPPLYLIESYLLVLEAANLQDGPQLEALHQRFSELEKEYLERHRYWQSIPLQLSLKQALLEASWQPAQAFYQEAGRVFFPALRSGDLSNQKLSLDKLRTFYRLHRTEVDRVVVLATAFNQDAEETANTLVSSRQWMLSGVGLLIVLLSLGVAALISRRILNLLGGEPLLALQLVQRIAAGNLARLPTVAADRGLLLEIERMRVGLVALVRIIRAAVVRLETTVPELIHVAETVSQVAHGQSDAAQRMAAATEELNVSIAESSSVAVDSKRQIDHGQVLTDSGGEHIDRSVQEMGRITELVRATSAEVASLGRRSGEISAVTQVIQEIADQTNLLALNAAIEAARAGESGRGFAVVADEVRKLAERTTSSTREIAVTVAAIQKDTDDVARCIHGAVVQADAVAGLGAQAGESITAIRQMTSALVEAMAEMSIALQEQGGASRDIAVQVEQLSQQAEHLAANAGTNSEQAQLIKTLAQDLAVTVGRFSLGDD
- a CDS encoding protein phosphatase 2C domain-containing protein; amino-acid sequence: MQRTGNGELVLATGQSSLTGPRERNEDFAGVATPEGAVLADKGAVAAVADGIGGHRGGREAAEYSVRGLLADYYATPDTWSVQRSIETVTTALNRWVLAESGRNPELTGMATTLSALVLRGCRYYLAHVGDSRIYRWRDGRLDLLTVDHLWEHPELNNVLARAIGLDARVLPDFSDGQLAAGDRFLLVSDGVWSVLPDPLLAEVLLDHPEPQAAAAALTSLALAQGGADNATAVVVDVLRLPPAGLLDRLEAGAGLPVPPRLKPGQQLDGMEVDEILHDARETVLYRVRQLRSGQILVLKTLQPAMADDTVALNALLLEEWRARRVVSAHFPQVLPAAERSCLYYLMTWHAGASLQARLEAGQHFPVAEAVRLALALLKALALLHRLDIVHRDVKPDNLHLGQDGVLRLLDLGVAFSLAEITPGMTIPPAGTPSFMAPDLFAGMPPDKGHDLYAAGVSLYYLLTRKYPYGEIEPFQQPRFGEAQPPTRWRPEIPGWLENILLKAVDRDPGARFETAEEFLLALERGPQRPLAAPSRQPLMARNPLRAWKLLAACSLVANLLFLLFLLR